The Theileria parva strain Muguga chromosome 1, complete sequence, whole genome shotgun sequence DNA window TATGATATTACGCCATTCTTCTCCTTACATTCGAACTGTTGGGTACTATTAGTGGTATTGATATCAAGAGTGACTGAGGTGACAGTGGTTCCAGTTGGAGTTGGAGTGACAGATTGCGTAGTGGTTGATACATTGGGCTGGGTGGTAGTAGTAGACTCAGGGCTGGATTTAGTAGGGAATCCAGTGACAGATTCAGGAGTAGTTTGAGTAGTAGGATCAGTAACACTAGTAGCAGTGGCAGACTTAGTAGCGGATTCAGTAGAAGTGGCAAGACTTAGTTCTAGTTCCTTCACAGCAGTGTCAGACTTTAAGGAGAACTTGTTACTGGCGATATCGAGTGACAGTGACTTTATCTTAGGAAACTTTGGATCGTCATCAGGTTTCCatatattttcattttcaagCATAATTTTTGTGCACTTGGTATTGAACTCATATACCAAAATCAGACCAGACATCGAAACTGAGTAATCAGGCGACTTGAGAACAGAGCCACCCTGACCAAGGAATTTGAGATTGGAAATGTTGTGCCTCTGACTGGTGATGTCTTTCCATGTTCCATCAGAGGACTTTTGAAACAGTTTGAACTGATTGTTACTCAGAAGTATTGCTAAGAACTCAGCTTTGACACTCACCAAGATAGCACAAACGTTACCACCAGACTCCCAAACGACAGTGGTTTTATGAGTGATTTTGGTGAAAACAATGTCAGACTTAGCAGTATATGAAGTGACACCATTCTTCTCCTTACATTCGAACTCACTGGTAGACTGTTTCTTATCAACATCTAGGGTAATGTATTTAGTAACAGGAGCGGTGGATTCAGTTTCAGTAGTATCACTAGTGAGTTTTAGATCCTTTACAGTCCCAGACTCATTAGTAACGCTGAGCTGATTTGATAAAAGACAGAGTGACAGTGACTTAACTGATTTGAACTTTTGGTCATCATCAGATTTCCACAGATCTATACCCCTGTGAGTGATCTTGTGACACTCGACACCAGGGTTGAACTCAAGAATATATGAGTGACAAGAAATGGTAACTTTGTAGTCACTGGTACCTATCTCAGAATCATCGGTGAGAAATTTAAGGCCACTAATGTCAATTCTAGATTTGGTTATATCCTCCCACTCACTGGATTTAAGGAATAGTTTAAACAAATTGTTGTTCAGGAGGATTGCGAGGAACTCACCAGTGGTAGTAACCAAAGTTCCACCCACAGTATCATTAGATTCCCAGACAACTTTGGCGCCCTCAGTTACCTTGGTGAACAGATAACAGGATTTAACAGTGTATTTATGAAATTCATATTCCTTCAAATATTCAAACTCACTTGTTGACTGGGTCTTACTGATATCAAGTATTACTGGAATGACAACAGGTTTAATATCACCAGACTCATTTTTAAGGCTGAATTTATTATCGATGAGATCCAGAGACAGTGACTTTATAGTAGAAAATTTTGGGTCGCCATCAGGTTTCCATATATCTTCATTTCCAAGCTTAACCCCAAGACAATTGAATCCACGATTGAACTCGCATAAAAAGGTGTGACCAGACATAGAAACTGAGTAATCAGTCGATTTGAGAGGAGAGTCATCCTGACCAAGGAACTTAAGTTTCTTAACATCATGCCTCTGATTAGTTATGTCCTTAAAGGCACCATCAGAAGATTTAAGGAACAGTTTGAACATGTTGTTACTGAGAAAGATGGATAGGAAAACCTTATTGTCGGAGGTCTTAGTATTAACAATGGTAGCACAAACATTACCATCTGATTCCCAAATGGCAGTATTGGAATGGGTTACCTTAGTGAACACATGACCGGACTTGGGACTGAACGTGGAAACGCCATTTTTCTCAGTGTGGTCAAACTCATTGGTAGACTGAGACTTGTCAATATCTAGAGAAACTGACTTGACCTCTACCGTGCTGAACTTGTTTAAAACAAGATCAAGTGACAGTGACTTAATGGCTCCAAAACCGCCTTTGTGTTCATAAACACATTCATTGCCAAGGGTGATCCTAAGGCACTTGACTCTATCATGGAACTCATAACTAAATTCAAAATCAGCAAGAGAAACCTTGAAGTCTGAGGGATTGATCTCACCACCCTCACCAAGGAACTTGAGTTTAGTAACGTCACGTTTCTCTGCGGTTATGTCCTTAAAGACAGTACCATCAGAAAACTGGAACAGTTTGAAAGTACTGTTATCAAGTAGTATAACTAGGaacatattattacttTCAGACTTGATCCTAACTAAGTTACCGAAAATGTTACTATCTGACTCCCAAACGATATTGGCGCCATGAGTTACCTTGCCAAACACAAAGCCTGGATTAGCAGTATAAGTTACATAGCCATCCTTATCAGTGCGGGAGAACTTATTGTTAGTAGCAGTTGTAAGGTCTAAAGTGATTGGTCTTACATCTACAGCCTCAATGACGTCAGTGGTGGATTGACCTCTAGTAAGTAATAGACGTTGAGTGGTATCAATAGATTTGGTGTCAAGAGGAGGTTCATATGGTAGTTCCCTCATAGAACAAGACTGGTTCTTGATGAAAAAACGGTTTTTAACAAGATCCACTGAAAATGACTTTATGGATCCGAAGCTCCTCTGGAAAGGATGGTCAGTGTGTCTATAGACCTGCACATTACCATACTTTACAGTCTTACATTCTGCTCCCTCATTGAATTGAAATTCATATATGTAGTTAGTGACTGTAACCTTGTAGTCAAATGAAGTGAATGGAGTATTATTACTCTGAATTGGCTTAGATTCAGTCCACTTAGTACCTGACAGTTGAAAATCCTTGAACATACCGTTAATGAATTGGGCAGATACGTAATTACAACTATCCATATACGTGACTATGGTACCAAACAAAATACGCGTTGACTGAAAGACAACACTGTTGCCCTTGGTAACCTTGGTGAAACCATAGCCAGGCCTAGCAACGAACTTAGTGAAGCCACCGCTATTGGAATATTGGAACTGATCTGTTGACTTCTTGATATCGATGTCAAGAACAGTCTTGGTGGTAGTAGTGGTTCCGGTAGTAGCGGTTTCGGTAGTAGCGGTTTGGGCTGAAGATGATGAAGTAGTCACTGGTGATGAGGTTTGAGACTCAGTCCACTTACTATCTGACTGCTGGAACTCCTTGGTAGTGCCGTTACTGAGATTGATGGATAGAGAGTTTTTATTACCATCCTTGATCACCTTTGTTGCAAATAGGTTTTCTTCTGACTCCCAAACAACAGTTGATCCCTGCATGATTTTACTGAACACATGGCAATCCTTCCCAGTATAAGTGACAACTCCATTCTGATCCTTGTATTCTAACTGATCAGTAGACTGAGTTTTCTCAATATCAAGAGTCACCTTGGTGGGTTCAGCGGGCTTGACAGTGCCAGACTCATTCTTGATAAAGAAACCGTTTAAAACAAGGCCTAGTGAGAATGACTTAATTGTTCCAAACTGGGTGTCGTCAGTATGGCTCCAGAGAGTCACATTGTCAAGGGtgatttttttacattttacaccAGTTTTGAACTCAAAATTATAGGATAAACCAGACATGGATACTATGTAATCAGACAGTTTAATCtcaacattattatcaCCATAAAACTTAAGTGATGCAACATTGTGCCTATCGGAAGTGATATCAGTCCATTGTTTTTCAGACTCTTGGAACAACTTGAACGTGTTGTTGtcaaataaaattgaaagGAATTTACTGGAAATAGTGACAATGGTAGCACAAACATTATCTTTGGACTCCCAAATAAGAGTTGGTCCCCTCACAACCTTGTTGAACACACGGTTTTCTTTGGGTATATATATGTGATCGCTACCCTCGATATAACTAATGTCGAACTCTGGAGTGGATTTAGTGGTTTCTAGATCAAGTATTACTGGTTTTGTGACGGATTTAAGATCACCAGACTCATTCTTAACGAAGAAACCGTTTGAAACAAGATCAAGGTCAAGTGACCCAATTGACCCAAAATCGGTGTCGTcttgataattataaataatatcatTGCCAAGAGTGATCTTCCTACAGATAGTACCCTGGCTAAACTGAATTCTATAGGATAATTCAACAATTGTAACAGTGTATTCAGTGGGCTTAATCTGAGCATTACTGTCATTAAAGAACTTCAGTTTGGTAAGGTTGTGCCTCTTATCGGTTATATCAATCCAGTTACCTTCAGACTGTTCGAACAGTTTGAATTCATTGTTATTGAAGAGTATGACTAATAATTTGCTACAGATCCTAACCATGGTTCCAGATACATCATCTGACTTCCAAAGAACAATGGGCCCCTCGGTAACCTTACTGAACACATGGTTTTCTTTGGGAGTATAAGTTACTACACCACCCTCATCTTTGTAATCATACTCGGAAGCGGATTGAGTATTATCAATATCAAGAGTAACTGGTGTGCCAGAAACGGCCACCTTGGGTGGAGTAACTTCAGTTCCACTTAGTGTAGCTGCAGGAGGAGATGTAACTTTAGCTGGTGAAGGTGTTGCAGTTGATGGAGTAACGGCAGGTCCACTTACTTGAGGTGCAGTTGTAGTTGTAGATTTAGCTTCTGGATCTTTAGCTGGTGCCGGACCTTGAGTCTGAGGTGTTGTAGCCGGAGTAGTTGTTACAGTAGCTGACTTGGGTTGACTAACAGGTGATGTCACAGGGGATGAGGATGCAGATCCAGAAATAAGTTTACTTTGATCATCAGGTGTTAATGTCATTGCCGTGTCAACTACTGTGACGCTAGCACTAACGCCTAGAGAGGTGGCTCCGTGATTGTCACCAAGAAACACCAGTTTACTGACGTCAAGTGTATATTTGGTAACATCATCCCAGTTGTTATCAGACTGCTTTAGAAGTAGAAATTTACCATCAGTGAGTACTACGACCACGTTTTTCACATGGTCATCaacatatataattttttttgCTTGAACATTACCAACGGGTTCCCAGACAACTCTGGTGCCCTTCATAACCTTGCCAAATGTGTTGCCAAACCCAGCAGTAGCGTAGGTATGACACTTACCATCATGGCTATATGTAAACATGCCTTCTACCTCCTTGGTCTCATTGAGATCAATTGTGATTTTGGTACCAGTGGTATCTGTAACATCAGGAGTTGGAGGCAACGGGACCTGAAGTTCCTTTAGAGTATTAGACTGATTCTTTAAGCCGAGTTGGTTATTTATGAGATTAAGATGGAGTGATTTGATTGTTCCAAACTGAGTGTCATCAGAGTGTTTCCAAAGATCTGCACCATTGTGAGTGATCTTACTGCATTTGACATCAGAATTGAACTCAAGATTATAGCAGTGTTCGGCAACAGTAACCTTGTAGTCACTAGTACTGAGTTCACTATTATCATCGGTGAGAAATTTGAGTCTAGTAACATTATAGCTAGTAGAGGTTATGTCTTTAAAAGGTTTATCCTTAGAAGTCTTGTAAAGAAGTAAACAACTGCCGTTATCAAGTACAGCTGACAAATACTTGAAGTCTCCAGCAACAATATAGGTTACCTCAGTACAGTAAGCGCTATCCCGGGGCTCCCAAACAACGCTTGTACCCTGAACAACTTTACTGAACACATAGCCAGACTTTACaacaaatttgaaaattccATCATCACCAGTACGGTCAAAATGATCTGTGGATTCCATGGTGTTGAGATCGAGGATGACGTATTTAAATTCTACATTCTTGACAGTGCCAGAATTATTCTTGATGGTGAATTGGTTTTTAGGAAGATCTAGTGAAAATGTCTTAATGGTTCCAAACTGGCTGTCGTCAGAGTGATTCCACAGGACATCATCTCCGTACTTGACCTTGTGACACTCGGAGCCAACGTTGAACTCATAACTAAAGGCAAGACAAGAGAGAGTAACTGAGTAATCATAGGACTTGAGAAGACGATCACCTTCACCATAGAACTTGAGTTTGCCAATATCATGTTTGTTAGGGGTGATATCAATCCACTCACCAACAGACTTCTGAAACAGTTTGAAAGTACCATTATTCAGTAGAATGGTCAAAAAGTCACCAGCAGCAGTCACCTTGGTACCAAACAACACCTGTGATTTCCAAACGAAATCTGTACCCTGAACAATCCTGTTGAAGACAAAATTAGACTTAGTCATATATGTATGACAATCACTTTTGGAATAATCCGACTCATCAGTTGACTGTTTCTTATCGATATCAAGGGAAATGTATTTGAGTTCTAGTTTCTTTACAATATCAGCCGAATTCTTCACAAAGAAGACGTTTTTAGCAAGGTCTAGTGACAGTGACTTAATTGTTCCAAACTCACTGTCGTCAGTATGGCTCCAGAGGgtcacattattatacttgATTTTCTTACAATCGACATTGGTGTTGAAATCAAGATTATAAGATAAACCGGACATAGTTACTGAGTACTTAGAGGACTTTATCTCAGTATCACGGTCACCATAAAACTTAAGTGAAGTAACATTGTGCCTATCAAAAGTGATATCAGTCCACTTACCACTCGACTTCTCGACGAGTGTAAACATACCGTTACTGAGTACTATTGCTAGAAAAACCTTATTATCTATGGTCTTAGTAGTGACACTGGTAGCACAATAATCTTTGGATTCCCAAATAACGGTTGTTCCCTGaacaattttgttaaaGACAAAATTGGTCTTAGCAACATATATACGATAGTTATTAATATCAGAATATTCAAACTGGTCAGTGGACTGTTTCTTATCGATATCGAGAGCAACGTTGGTGGTAGTAGTGGTTACGGGAGTAGCGGTTTGGGATTTCGATGATGTATCAGTATCAGTAGAGGTAGTTAATCGGATTGATGGCAATTTCTTATACTCAGTCAATACCAGGGTACTAGAGGAACTACCTGAATCCAAAACAGAAGCGCCTTGGGATGCATCAACAGCAGAGTGGCTAACACCGGATGTGAATGTATGAATATTGCCCGAAGTACTGGAGGATTCAAGACGTTTGGACTGAGTGACAGAACTACCTGAAGAAGTTGGAGTGGTTACAGGAGTAGTTTGTGTAGTAGCGGTATCAGATTCAGTAGTTAAAGTACTAGAAGATGTTTCAGTAGCTGTTGCAGTAGTGGTTGGATCAGATTTAGTAGTTACTGTAGTAGGAGTGGTTGGTTCCTTGGTGGCATCAGCTGTCTCAGATGTGGTACCGTTTGATTCCTTAGGTTTATATTCTAGTTTCTTCAGTTGACCGGATTCATTCTTCACACTGAGCTGATTTGATATAAGATCAATAAACAGAGATTTTATTGACCCAAAGTCAGTGTCGTCACTATGTTTCCAAACATCTTCATTACCGTATTTCACCTTCTGACACTTGACTCCAGCATTGAACTCAAGACTGTATGAATAACTAATTAGGGTAGTTGAGTAGCTAGATTTATTTAGAGCAGCATCATTCTCACCAAAGAATTTGAGCTTATCAACATCATACCTCTCTTTTGTTACATCGGTCCAGGTACCAGATGACTGATGGAACAGTAGGAACATATCATTACTGAGGAGGACAACGAGATATTTGATAATACACACATATGTGACTCGGGTACCATGCACTTCAGTTTTTGATTCCCAAACAACAACTGATCCATGAGTAACCTTAGAAAACAAATGGTTTTGCTTAGGAGTATAATTATGAATATCACCAATCTTGGAGTAGTCTAACTCACTAGTGGATTCCTTAGTGGTATCTATGTTTAGGGTAACCTTGGTAACGGATGTAGTAGGAGTAGATTGGGACACAGGTTTGGTAGGTGTGGCAGAAGTTGACACGGATGGAGCAGCAGATCCACTTACTGGAGTTACATTTGCTTGAGACTTAGGTTGGGTTGATGATGCAGATGCTGGAGTTACCTTAGGCTGAGTAGCAGGTCTAGCACCTGTTGTAGGAGTTGCCTTAGTTTGAGCAGCAGATGTAGTTGGAGTTGGAGGTGTTGTAGGTGTTGAAGTACCAATTGTAGCAGCAGTTGCCTTAGGTTGACTCCCTCGACCTACACCAACACCCCTACTGGGTTGTGAAGTTGCTGACGAAGGAGTTCCCCTGGCTTGACCTACACCAGTACTAGATGTTCTAGATGCAGTTGATTTTGGTTGGGATTGACTTGTTGGAGTTGTAGGTTGGGATTTAGGTGTAGAGGATTGGCCTGTAGAGGCTCTAGGACTAGCATGAGATCCACTTCCATTTGATGAAGCTGGTTGAGATGGAGGTTTTGTTGGTTGGGATCCTTGAGCTCCAGTAGTACCAGTTCTGCGTCGTGAAGTTGCAGATGCAGTTGATTGTGATTGAGATTGACTAGATTGAGTCTGATTTTGAGATTTAGGTGTAGTGGACTGGGCACGAGAACCTTGGGAACCAGAAGAATTACTTCTACCTGAAGAAGTTGGTTGTGATTCTACACCGTTCCATTTATGTAACAAGGCGatataaaacaataattttatgaataTCATACATTTTCTCATTCATCTTAACAAGGCATTAAAAATCGCATTTTTTTTTGTCAAATAGTACCTGAATGGGGGATCATACAAACTCAACTATCAACATCATTACTATAATCTACCAATACTATAATCACTTACAtcattaatgttaatattaattactCTAATGCACTACCAACACTAATATCACGATACATAACTGTAGTAATAGAATATTTAATACACATACTGTAGTACCTACTACAGTATCAGTAATAACATGGATAACTCCGATAATGATAATACCAATATACTTAAGAGGCTCAGCCCGAAAGTGAATATTCTTATACCTGagaaataaaaaagtaaaaaaacattaaaatgaGTGAGAGGCAAAATAATCTGCTCGACAgttaatagtttaaaaaagtAGTATTAAGAAACATTGAGAAACAAAATAACACTTCAAGTGTTATCAGCTTAGATCAATGACCTAAGTACAATATCTGGTTTTAAATATTGaaagtatttttacaaatgtAATTAGATGACATTCTAGAATTGGTTAATATTCTTGTATAGGTTAACCAGAAAACAATCACTACATACAATTTACTCTGGATTTTTATAAtcttatttatcaaaatacAGTTAACATTCTTTTCTCCCTTAATTTGAGTGTTAATTCGTATTACTtaattacacaattatctTGTTAACACGCTTTATGACATTAGTAGTCCGAGATTTACCATTAATAGTGGAAATACATAGGTACAAATTATCAGTATGCATATAAGTCATAATAACTCTTATGAATATACATAATGTATATTAGACAAAATGATATGTATGTTGTTTATTCTGGTTTACGAGGTCTTCTTCTTTTTCTGGTGGATGAATATACATAACCGCCAATTCTTTTTGAATATACAACAATATCTTCAtagaaaaataatacaattttttCTCTTTTGGTTAATATCATTGACTCGGGATAATCGTCATCATCACCCTTTTCCCAAACTAAACTACCTTTAACTACAATCTTATGACGTTTAACACCTGGACAGAATGTGTATTTGAAAGATCTAAAAGCTGAGATCAATATCCAAAATTTTTTCGGTATTAAAACTTCTTgatacaattatttttgatttaCAGGTGTTTGAGTATTGATAATTAGTCTCACACTCATAAAATAGTTCAACAGGTTCAATTTtagatatattttaatgtatcatgaaaagattaaaaatagttaatatataaaaaacCAAACTATTCTATACAATAACATTgtatgtgttaaaattaatttagcCCTATTTAGATGGTGTGGAATTATGTTTAGTGTATTTGAGACTATACCTATAGTTTATCCTTCGGTACATTTTATTACATCGGtgaaaattaactaaaacACTTTCGCTACCATTAagataaataagtaaagGAAACTCATCGTCTTTATCAGTTTTCTTCCATGCAGTCAGTTCTCtaactttaattttgtagCAATTACGCCTGGGCGCAATTCATATGTAAAAGATCCACATGAAGTAAAATCAATAGTATAATCACCCTCAGTCAATAGAATTTCACTTCCTTCGGAATCTTGTGTGTATAGTTTTAAAAAGTCTGGGATCGATTTTGGGAATTTTCTCCAAACCCCTTCAACTTTCTTAACTAATATAAATCCCTCAGGATTAGTaaggataaaaatgttatatCTTCTCCTGTGCTTTAATACTGAACAATAGGGAGTTCCACTTAAATGTTCGTAGACTATTTCACCTTCAGACCTTATCTGCTCAAGAtttgaattaaataaatattttccTTTATCTACATCCATATgtgtaataaaataatcattATCAGACATTTCGACCAGATTTCCCCCAGCGTCCTTCTTATACAGTTCGATTTTATGTGTTTTACGCGACGGTTTTTTTCTTTTAACAGAACCTTGTTTATGACCTGATTTAACTGTGCTATCTGATTGATCTATACTTGGAGGTTGAATAGGTGTTACTTCTTGGCTCAGTTCTTGAGGAGGAGTTGCATATTCTGTATCCGGTTGAGGACTTGGTTGTTGAGTTTGTGGTGGTACATAATAATGTTCTGTTTGTTGAGGTTCAGTTACTTGAGGTGGTATATATGGTGGATATCttggaaaataataactcTGATAAGCAACTTCTGGGTAACACGGTATAGGCCTACGAATAGGTGGAGGCGCATAATACTGATAACTTTGGTCCATTGTTCCGTATTGTTGGGCTTGATCTTGGAGTTGAGGTTGTGGTGACACATAGTACTGATATTGTTCttgttgaggttgagtTGTTGGTGGTTCATAATACTGTTCTCGTTCTTGAGGTACTTGAAGTTGAGTGTATTGCTTTGGTCCATCATGTCCATATTGTACTTGTTCTGATTGTAATGATTCTGATTGATATTCACCATACGGTTCAGGTTCAATCAATGGTTCAGGTTCATGA harbors:
- a CDS encoding SVSP family protein; translated protein: MNIRITYKSILLIILLGFVRCADKPDDQPTAKSVGLVAYSDSEEEENFDVTDLTEIGQQTIGRINSDYPTHQSIQENKLQTELQKLQTEIKKLHTKLRQLQTELRKYYPGYLAPTTQQQEQHYGSPQTQPVIHEPEPLIEPEPYGEYQSESLQSEQVQYGHDGPKQYTQLQVPQEREQYYEPPTTQPQQEQYQYYVSPQPQLQDQAQQYGTMDQSYQYYAPPPIRRPIPCYPEVAYQSYYFPRYPPYIPPQVTEPQQTEHYYVPPQTQQPSPQPDTEYATPPQELSQEVTPIQPPSIDQSDSTVKSGHKQGSVKRKKPSRKTHKIELYKKDAGGNLVEMSDNDYFITHMDVDKGKYLFNSNLEQIRSEGEIVYEHLSGTPYCSVLKHRRRYNIFILTNPEGFILVKKVEGVWRKFPKSIPDFLKLYTQDSEGSEILLTEGDYTIDFTSCGSFTYELRPGVIATKLKLEN